The genomic segment CGTTCCGTCCGATCAGTCGCCAACCCGGCTCAACACGCGACTGCTTACGGCCAGGCCGGCGGCGCCGCCCGCCACGCCGCAAACACCTCGGCCAACGTCGCGCGCTCCTCTGCGGTCCAATCCGGCAGCAGTGTTGCAAAGCGCGCCGGATCGCTCCACAGCGTCGGTTCGGTACGCACTGCCGCGGCGTACCAGCGCACGGCCTCGTCGCGACGGTCGGTCGACCACAGTCCGAGGGCCAGCGTCGGCGGCGCCCACGAGGGACGCAGCAGTCGACCGTCCAGCGCCTGTCGCCATTGTTCCAGCGCTTCCTGGTGATGGCCGGCGCGGTACAGATCCCAGCCGTAGTTCCACTGCACCGAACTACGCAGGGGCGCGCGCGCTGCCAGCGACGTGAGCGCCTGCGCGTACATCGCGCGGCCGGTGTCCTCGCGACCGCTGCGCATCAGCGCCTGGGCCAGCTGCGCGCGTGCCTGGTCGGCAGTGCGCCCGTTGCGCTCGATCAGTTGCATCAGCCGCGCATGGGTCTGGTCGTCGTCGCCGGCGATCGCGACGATCGGCGAGGCCGTCCGCGCATCGTCATCGAAATAGAACTCGGCCGGCGCCGGCAACGTCTGTGCATCGACGGTCGACGCGAACAGCAGCCCGAGCGCGCACAAGCCGGCACGCAAATATCCCATCACCATTTCCCCGTGTGTCTGTTCCGTGTCGTGCGGATGACCACGACATCCCCGGTCCGATTGTAGCCACGACGCGCGGGCAGGCGCCGCGACCGGGTTCACGGATGCCGCGCTGACAGTCGACATCGCGCTACGAGACATCAGGCGCGAAGGATTGCCAGCGGAATCAGGCAGGGCATCAGTGAAGCGCTGACGCCGAACTCGTCACATACGGAAAACCGTCAGCGCCTCAGCGCCGCCATACGAGACAGCGATTGTTCGACGGCATCTCGATGTCGTCCTGCAGACGCAGGCCGATGCGCAACGCGAGCGCATCGACTGCTTCGAAATCGCGGATGCCCGAGCGCGGATCGCGCGCCTTGAGCCAGCCGTCGAAATCGCGGTTGCTGTCGCTGGTGTAGCTGCCGCCGACGTTGAATGGCCCGTAGACCACCAGCGTCGCGCTGTCGGCGAGCACGCGGTCGAGACCGGCGAAACAGGCCTCGACCTCGGGCCAGCCCATGATGTGCAGCGTGTTCGCGGTGAACACCGCATCGAACCGGCCGTCAGTGGCCGTGGACACCGGCCAGTCCGGCTGCGTGACATCAAGCGCCACGGGCGCCGGGGTGTTCGGCAACGCGGCCTCGTCGAGCCATGCCGCGATACCCGACAGATACCTAGCGCGTTCCGAGGTCTGCCAGCGCAACCACGGCATCGCCGCGGCGAAATGCACCGCGTGCTGGCCGGTGCCGCTGCCGATCTCGAGCACCTGGTGACGGTGTTCGAACTGCGTGCGCAGGACTTCAAGAATCGGCGCGCGATTGCGATCGCAGGACGGCGAAAAGGGTTTGTCGTGGGGCGTCGTCATGCGCGACACGATACGGCACGCGATCGCGCGCGCCGCCTCGCTCGATCAAGCGCCGTTGCTCCAGCGGGGACCGCGCCGCAGGCGGATCGGCCCGGAGATCGGCGCTTCCGGATCCAGCACGACATCCGACTGCGTGATGCAGATGACGCCATCACCCGCGAGCACACAGGCCACGCGGCGCACGTCCGGCATCGCATCACGCCATGCATCTTCGGGATACAGACGACGTGCCACGTCGGACGGGCAAATAGATGCGTCGGGCGCGCGCGCATCCAGCAGCGCACGGATGTCCGTGGTGATGCGCGCGTCGTCGTGTGTCACCGGCTCAGGCCGGCTGCAGCAGCCGCAGGCCGAAACTGTCGCCGTCGTCGTTCCAGCCATGCGTCACGCGAAGGCCGGCCTGCGCGGCCAGCGCGGAGAACGAGGCGTCGGTGTACTTCTGGCTGATCTCGACGTGCATGGCTTCTCCCGCGGCGAAATCGAACGCGTGGTCGCCGATGCGCACGCTCTGCGCCCGTTCGCTGACGAGGCTCGTCTCGATCCGCATGCGGTCGCGCGCGTACAGCGCACGATGACGGAATCCGTCGGTGTCGAAATCGCTGTCGATCTCGCGGTTGAGTCGCGTCAGCAGATTCACGGTGAATGCCGCGGTGACGCCAGCCGCGTCGTTGTAGGCGGCTTCGATGATCGCCGGATCCTTGTCCAGATCGATGCCGATCAGTGCGCAGCCCGCATCGCCCATCGTGCCGCGCATCGAGCGCAGCAGACGCACGGCTTCGTCGTCGGAGAAGTTGCCGAGCGTCGAGCCTGGAAAGAACACCAGCGTGCGATGCGCACGCCGTTCTGCGCGCGGCAGCGGCACCGGGCGGGTGAAGTCCGCGCACACCGGCAGCATCTGCACATCGGGAAAGTTCTGACCGAGGCGGGTCACGCTGTCCATCAGCGCAGTGCGCGAAATCTCGATCGGCGTGTAGGCGACGGGCGCCGCCAGACCTTCGAGCAGCAGTTCGGTCTTGCGCCCGCTGCCGCTGCCGAACTCGACCACGTGCACGCCGTCGCCGATCGCCTGCGCGATCGACGGCATCTGCGCTTCCATCAGTGCCAGCTCGACACGCGTGAGGTAGTACTCGGGCTGACGCGTGATCGCTTCGAACAGGCGCGAACCTTCCGCGTCGTAGAAATACTTCGACGGCAAGGTCTTGGGCGCACGCGACAGTCCGGCGATCGCATCGGCAGCGATGTCGTCGGGTTGCGGGCGCAAATCGGTCAGCGCGGCCTGCGCACGGGCGCGGGCGATGGCGGCATTCATGCGGAATCCTTGGCCAGGCGCAGACCGGCGAACTGCCATCGCGCATCGGAGGGAAAGAAGTTGCGGTAGCTGGCGCGCGCATGGTCGGCGGACGTCGCGCAACTACCGCCGCGGAGCACCCACTGCGCATCCATGAACTTGCCGTTGTACTCGCCCAGCGTGCCGGGCCATGGCCGGTAGCCGGGGTACGCGGTGTAGGCGCTGGACGTCCATTCCCAGACATCGCCGAACATCTGCTGCAGACCGGTCGATGCGTTCGCCGGCGCGCTGGGATGCAACCGGCCGCTGTCGACGAAGTTGCCATCCACCGGCAACGAGACCGCCGCCTGTTCCCACTCGAATTCGGTCGGCAGACGCGCGCCTGCCCAGCGGGCGAACGCGTCCGCCTCGTAATAGCTCAGATGGCATACCGGCGCTTCGGGATCGAGCGCGCGCCAGCCACCGAGCGTAAACTCCGCTTCGCAGGCCTCATTCCAGTACAGCGGTCGCGTCCAGCCGCGCGCACGTACGGTATCCCAGCCTGCGCTGAGCCATGCGCCCGCGGTGCGGTAGCCGCCGTCTTCAATGAAAGCGAGGAATTCGGCATTGCTGACCGGACGGCTCGCCAGGGCATGCGCGGGCACCAGCACGCGATGGCGCGGCGACTCGTTGTCGTAGGCAAAGCCGGCATCGCCGGGCCATGCGGCATGGCCCACCTTGAAGATCGACTCCTGTCGCGCGATCCAGCTGAGCGCTGCCGTGCTGCCGCCGGCATGCGGCAGATCGTCGCGATAGGCGGGATGGAGCGGATTGCTGAAGAACGCATGCTTGATATCGGTCAGCAGCAATTCCTGATGCTGCTGCTCGTGCTGCAGACCGAGTTCGACGATGTCGAGCAGCCGCGTATCAAGATCACCGCCCTGTAGCCGCGCGCGCATCCGCGTCTCGATCGCGTCGCGGTAATCGGAGACCTGCGCGAGCGTCGGCCGCGACAGCACGCCGCGCTGCGGTCGCGCGTGCATCGGCCCGGCGCTCTGGTAGTAGCTGTTGAACAGGTAATCCCAGGCGGGATCGAAAGGCGTGTATGGGCCACCGTCGGCCAGCACGAAACGTTCGAAAAACCACGTGGTGTGTGCCAGATGCCATTTGCTCGGGCTGGCATCTTCCATGCTCTGCACCATGGCGTCCTCGGCGCTGATCGGTGCGGCGAGCGCCGCACTGCGACCGCGTACGGCATCGAAGCGTTGCGCGAGCCAGCGGCATCGCGCGTCGACATCGCCGACTCCGGAGGAGGGCGGAACAGGGGCATGCAGCGACATCGGCGAAGTTTTCGTGTCGTTGCGTGACGGTGCTGTCGTCGGCGCGCTTTCAGACACGTGCGGCGATTCACGCGCGCGGCATGTCCTTGAACGGACGCCAGAAATCGATGCGGATAACGGAATTTCTACGGTGTAAACGACGCCGGCACTACACGCAGACGCCGATAGTGCAGATCAACATCCACACAAGGAGTTATCCGATGCGACGTATTGCGCTTCCGCTTGCAGCCGCGATGGCCTTCGCGTTCACGGCCTGCAGCAACGATCCGCCGCCGCCGGATGTCACGCCGACGGATCCGGCCCCGATGAATGACACGGCGACCCCGCCGGTGGATCCCGCGACGGATCCGATGAATCCGCCGCCGAGCGATCCGATGTCGCCGACGCCCACCGACCCGACCATGCCACCGCCGACGGATCCGATGACGCAGCCGCCGACCGATCCGACCACCACGCCGCCGGCGACGCCGCCGGTCGAAGGTGAGGGCACCACGACCAGCGGTAGCTGATCGACACGAGTCCATGCGAAACCTGCCGTGCCCATGAGACCGGTCTGACGTCGCTGACGTCAGCGCCCCCCGGCGCAACTCTCTCTCTCCGACCGGTCCCAGTTGCCGTCCGCCCCTCCCCCGGGCGGGCGGCTTTTTCTTGTCCGGTTTCCGCCTCCCGGCATGGCATTGCGCAACGCGTGCCCGTTACGCAGACGCGTGCGCCGGCCATGCCGCGCCGCGATAGGTCGCCACGTGCGCGAGTGCGAGCAGCGCGTGATCTTCGTGCGTGTCGCCGTGCGCATGGACTTCGCGATAAGCGGCGAGGTCGTAGCGCTCGCGCACCCGCCGGACCTTTTCGTCAGCCACGCATTGCGCACCGGCATAGCGACCGGTCAAATGATCACCGTCGCTATCGAGCGACGAGCAGACGAGTTCCAACCCCAGCGCTTCGCACCACGGTGCGAGATAGACATCGAAGCCACCGGACACGACGACTATGGTGTCGCCCTGCGCGCGATGCGCATCGAGACGCGCCTGCATCTCCGGCCGCACCAGCGCAGGCAACACCGTGGTCGCGAAGCGGCGGCCGGCGTCTTCGACGGCAGCGCGCGGCAGACCGCCGAATGCATAGCGCACGAGCAGCGTGCGCAGCGCGTGCACCGGCAGCAGCTTGAGCTTGTAGGCGAGCACCGGCAGCACGAACAGCAGCGTGCCGAGCTGCAGGCGCCGCGGCGGCGTGGCGAAGCGCAGGAAATCCGGCAATGTCTCGCGCGTGGTGATGGTGCCGTCGAAATCGAACAGCGCCAGCACCGGACGCGCGTCGTGCGTGTCGCGCACGCTCATGCGATCGACAGCGCCGCCTGCGCGATCAGCGCGACCACGCAGCCGAGCGCCGCGAACCACGCGAGACTGCGCAGCCAGGCGACATCCGCGACGTAGGCGATGCCGTGCAGCAGCCGCAGCGTGACGAATGCGATGCCCAGCATCGCGATGCGCTCGTGCGCCACGCCGGCGAGTTGCGACAGCACCACGCCTGCCGCGAACGGCGCGAAGGCCTCCAGCGCATTGAGATGCGCGTTGTAGGCGCGCCGCAGCCGCGGATGCTCCTGACGCGCGATCCAGCCCCGCGGGTCGCGGTTGTCGTAGCGCGGCACCGATGCCTTCGCGAGTGCGACCCAGCAGTAGGGCAACAGCGCGGCGATCAGCACGCACCAGTAGGCAGTGGAGAGCGTCATCGGATGGTTCCGTGGATTGCGATTGGTGGCTTATCGCATGCACACGCAGATCGTGTCTTGCCTGAGCGCGCGAGGTGCGACGGATTGAGCCCTCCCCCGCAAGGCGGGGGAGGGTTGGGAGGGGGCAAACGTGCCGATCAAGACGTGACGTCTCTCAAGAGCGGAAGCGAGCTCTTGATCTTCGCGTCTTCCTGGGGCTGACGGTTCGCCCCCACCCAACCCTCCCCCGTGGACAGGGGAGGGCCAAAAAAAAGCGGCGACATCACTGTCGCCGCTTTCGTATCACGTGTTCGCTGACGACGCCTTACGGCGCGCCACCCGCTTCGCTGCGCATCTGGTCGCGCGCGGCCTTGAAGGGGTTGCCCTCGTACCAGTTCGGCCACTGGCCGTCGTCGGCCAGTGTGCGGCCCACGCCGTACAGCGCTTCGAGATCCTGCACCACGCCCTCGAGGTTCCAGTCCGGGTTGTACTCGTCGCTGGGCTGGTGATAGCGCTTGGCGTAGTCGTCGGTCGCGGCCTTGCCACCGGCGGTGCCGCCATCGACGAGATCGTTGCCGCCCTTCGCATACAGCGCCGGCACGCCGGCCTTGGCGAAGTTGAAGTGATCGGAGCGGAAGTAGAAACCGCCGGCCGTATTGCCTTCCTCCACCAGCGTGCGGTTCTGCTGGTCGGCGTAGGTCTTGAGGATGTCCTCGAGTTCCGAGTTGCCCTTGCCGGTGACCACGAAGTCACGCGACGGACCGGCGACGCTCATCGCATCGAGGTTGATCACGCCGACCGTCTGCGCCAGGCCGATGCTCGGCTGCGCTACGTAGTACTTGCTGCCCAGCAGGCCCGATTCCTCGAGCGTCACCGCCAGGAACACCAGCGAGCGCTTCGGCTTCGGTTCGGTGGTGGCGAACTTCTCGGCGATCTCGATGATGCCGGCCACGCCGGTCGCATTGTCGATCGCGCCGTTGTAGATCGTGTCGCCCTCACCCTCGTGCTTGCCCAGGTGATCCCAGTGCGCGAGATAGAGAATCGCCTCTTCCGGCGCCTCGGTGCCCGGCAGGATGCCGATCACGTTGCGCGAGCTCTTCTCGGCGATCGTGCTCTTGAGGTCGAAGCCGACCTTCGCGTTGAGCGGCACCGGCTTGAAGCCGCGCGTGTTGGCGGCCTTGATCTGCTCGTCGAGATCGAGACCGGCCTCGGCGAACAGCTGCTTGGCGACGTCGCCGGTGATCCAGCCCTGCGCCGGCAGGCGCGGTTCCGGATCGTCCTCGGCGCGCAGATCGAACTGCGCACCCGACCAGGAATTCTTCACCACGTCCCAGCCGTACGAGGCGCCGGGCGTGTCGTGGATGATCAGCGCGGCCACCGCACCCTTGCGCGCGGCTTCTTCGAACTTGTACGTCCAGCGACCGTAATAGGTCATCTTCTCGCCGTCGAACAGCGTCGCGTCGTTAGCGTGGAAGCCCGGGTCGTTGACTAGCATCACGACGGTCTTGCCCTTGAGATCGAGGCCGGCGTAATCATTCCAGTTCTGCTCCGGCGCATCGACGCCGTAGCCGACGAACACCAGTTCGCTGTCGGCGACGTTGATCTCGGGCTGGCCGGTGCGGGTGCCGATCACCATCTCGTCGCCGAACTTCAGATCGCGCGTGCCGGCGCTGTTGCTCAGGCGCAGCACGGTCGACGGATCGGCCGTGGTCTCGACCATCGGCACCGTCTGGTACCAGTCGTTGTTGTCGCCGCCGGGTTGCAGGCCGATGCGCTCGAACTGGGCCTTGATGTACTCGACCGTCTTGTCTTCGCCGGCGGTACCGGGCGCGCGTCCCTCGAACTCGTCGGACGCCAGCACGCGCACCATTTCGCCGAAATCGCCGGCGGTGATGTCGGGCGAGAACGTATGAGCGGCCTGGGCATCGGGCGGCGTGGCCGCATCCGGCGCGGCGGTCTTGTCGCCACACGCGGCGAGCACCAGCGCAGCCGGCAGCGCCAGCAGCAGAAGGGGTTTGCGCATCCTGGAATCTCCGGAAAATCGTGGAGGCCGCACTATACGTGCGTTCAGGGGGCGATGCTTTTTGAAGGCTCTAGCTGTTGGTTTCGAGCCCTTCTCCCTCTGGGGAGAGGGGTTGGGGTGAGGGTGCTCTTCGAGCTCCATGCCTAAAACTCAGCCCTCACCCGAAGCGCTACGCGCTTCGACCTCTCCCGGAGGGAGAGATGCTTGGATCTC from the Luteimonas fraxinea genome contains:
- a CDS encoding tetratricopeptide repeat protein; amino-acid sequence: MGYLRAGLCALGLLFASTVDAQTLPAPAEFYFDDDARTASPIVAIAGDDDQTHARLMQLIERNGRTADQARAQLAQALMRSGREDTGRAMYAQALTSLAARAPLRSSVQWNYGWDLYRAGHHQEALEQWRQALDGRLLRPSWAPPTLALGLWSTDRRDEAVRWYAAAVRTEPTLWSDPARFATLLPDWTAEERATLAEVFAAWRAAPPAWP
- a CDS encoding DUF938 domain-containing protein produces the protein MTTPHDKPFSPSCDRNRAPILEVLRTQFEHRHQVLEIGSGTGQHAVHFAAAMPWLRWQTSERARYLSGIAAWLDEAALPNTPAPVALDVTQPDWPVSTATDGRFDAVFTANTLHIMGWPEVEACFAGLDRVLADSATLVVYGPFNVGGSYTSDSNRDFDGWLKARDPRSGIRDFEAVDALALRIGLRLQDDIEMPSNNRCLVWRR
- a CDS encoding DUF3253 domain-containing protein, which translates into the protein MTHDDARITTDIRALLDARAPDASICPSDVARRLYPEDAWRDAMPDVRRVACVLAGDGVICITQSDVVLDPEAPISGPIRLRRGPRWSNGA
- the egtD gene encoding L-histidine N(alpha)-methyltransferase, with product MNAAIARARAQAALTDLRPQPDDIAADAIAGLSRAPKTLPSKYFYDAEGSRLFEAITRQPEYYLTRVELALMEAQMPSIAQAIGDGVHVVEFGSGSGRKTELLLEGLAAPVAYTPIEISRTALMDSVTRLGQNFPDVQMLPVCADFTRPVPLPRAERRAHRTLVFFPGSTLGNFSDDEAVRLLRSMRGTMGDAGCALIGIDLDKDPAIIEAAYNDAAGVTAAFTVNLLTRLNREIDSDFDTDGFRHRALYARDRMRIETSLVSERAQSVRIGDHAFDFAAGEAMHVEISQKYTDASFSALAAQAGLRVTHGWNDDGDSFGLRLLQPA
- the egtB gene encoding ergothioneine biosynthesis protein EgtB; translation: MSLHAPVPPSSGVGDVDARCRWLAQRFDAVRGRSAALAAPISAEDAMVQSMEDASPSKWHLAHTTWFFERFVLADGGPYTPFDPAWDYLFNSYYQSAGPMHARPQRGVLSRPTLAQVSDYRDAIETRMRARLQGGDLDTRLLDIVELGLQHEQQHQELLLTDIKHAFFSNPLHPAYRDDLPHAGGSTAALSWIARQESIFKVGHAAWPGDAGFAYDNESPRHRVLVPAHALASRPVSNAEFLAFIEDGGYRTAGAWLSAGWDTVRARGWTRPLYWNEACEAEFTLGGWRALDPEAPVCHLSYYEADAFARWAGARLPTEFEWEQAAVSLPVDGNFVDSGRLHPSAPANASTGLQQMFGDVWEWTSSAYTAYPGYRPWPGTLGEYNGKFMDAQWVLRGGSCATSADHARASYRNFFPSDARWQFAGLRLAKDSA
- a CDS encoding HAD-IB family hydrolase, which encodes MSVRDTHDARPVLALFDFDGTITTRETLPDFLRFATPPRRLQLGTLLFVLPVLAYKLKLLPVHALRTLLVRYAFGGLPRAAVEDAGRRFATTVLPALVRPEMQARLDAHRAQGDTIVVVSGGFDVYLAPWCEALGLELVCSSLDSDGDHLTGRYAGAQCVADEKVRRVRERYDLAAYREVHAHGDTHEDHALLALAHVATYRGAAWPAHASA
- a CDS encoding MAPEG family protein — translated: MTLSTAYWCVLIAALLPYCWVALAKASVPRYDNRDPRGWIARQEHPRLRRAYNAHLNALEAFAPFAAGVVLSQLAGVAHERIAMLGIAFVTLRLLHGIAYVADVAWLRSLAWFAALGCVVALIAQAALSIA
- a CDS encoding M28 family metallopeptidase, whose translation is MRKPLLLLALPAALVLAACGDKTAAPDAATPPDAQAAHTFSPDITAGDFGEMVRVLASDEFEGRAPGTAGEDKTVEYIKAQFERIGLQPGGDNNDWYQTVPMVETTADPSTVLRLSNSAGTRDLKFGDEMVIGTRTGQPEINVADSELVFVGYGVDAPEQNWNDYAGLDLKGKTVVMLVNDPGFHANDATLFDGEKMTYYGRWTYKFEEAARKGAVAALIIHDTPGASYGWDVVKNSWSGAQFDLRAEDDPEPRLPAQGWITGDVAKQLFAEAGLDLDEQIKAANTRGFKPVPLNAKVGFDLKSTIAEKSSRNVIGILPGTEAPEEAILYLAHWDHLGKHEGEGDTIYNGAIDNATGVAGIIEIAEKFATTEPKPKRSLVFLAVTLEESGLLGSKYYVAQPSIGLAQTVGVINLDAMSVAGPSRDFVVTGKGNSELEDILKTYADQQNRTLVEEGNTAGGFYFRSDHFNFAKAGVPALYAKGGNDLVDGGTAGGKAATDDYAKRYHQPSDEYNPDWNLEGVVQDLEALYGVGRTLADDGQWPNWYEGNPFKAARDQMRSEAGGAP